From the genome of Methylocystis bryophila, one region includes:
- a CDS encoding rhodanese-like domain-containing protein, with protein MFGGLLSKLQGGGALPTIEHGAFTQAVSQKTAAIVDVREPHEYAAGHVPGAVNMPLSKFSPAALPKGKPVVLICQAGGRSAKALQQALDAGCRDICHYALGTGGWKNSGGAIEQ; from the coding sequence ATGTTCGGAGGACTACTCTCGAAGCTGCAAGGAGGCGGCGCGCTGCCGACGATCGAGCACGGCGCCTTCACGCAAGCGGTCTCGCAAAAGACAGCCGCGATCGTCGACGTGCGCGAGCCGCATGAATATGCGGCGGGCCATGTTCCGGGCGCCGTCAACATGCCGCTGTCGAAATTTTCGCCAGCCGCTTTGCCGAAGGGCAAGCCCGTCGTGCTGATCTGTCAGGCGGGGGGCCGCTCGGCGAAGGCGCTGCAGCAGGCGCTGGACGCCGGTTGCCGAGACATCTGTCACTATGCGCTGGGCACGGGCGGCTGGAAGAACAGCGGCGGCGCGATCGAACAATAA
- a CDS encoding carboxymuconolactone decarboxylase family protein — MVQIQDWPELTKSLSADLRELRMGAPEVMKAFGSLAVTASAAKALDAKTKELIAIAVAVSTRCDDCIAFHVKAAVDRGATRDEILETLGMAIYMGAGPSAMYASHALAAYSQFAAAKAEV; from the coding sequence ATGGTTCAAATTCAGGATTGGCCGGAGCTGACGAAATCTCTCAGCGCCGATTTGCGGGAGCTGCGCATGGGCGCGCCCGAGGTGATGAAGGCCTTCGGTTCCCTCGCCGTGACAGCGAGCGCGGCGAAGGCCCTCGACGCGAAGACGAAAGAGCTGATCGCCATCGCGGTGGCGGTTTCGACGCGATGCGACGATTGCATCGCCTTCCATGTGAAGGCGGCCGTGGACCGCGGCGCGACTCGCGATGAAATCTTAGAGACGCTCGGCATGGCGATCTACATGGGCGCGGGCCCCTCCGCCATGTATGCGAGCCATGCGCTCGCAGCCTATTCGCAGTTCGCCGCCGCCAAGGCGGAGGTCTAA
- a CDS encoding TonB-dependent siderophore receptor, whose amino-acid sequence MPSPSSRAATGGFRALLRRASPVVLCALSSTVLPVPALAQETLPTIFLRKPKPFRHAAQRDVGAGPVQPAQGASGEGAGVAGQGSAGGVGDNGTEIGPGANGQLCAGGVCNDPKSYAAPIQSVGTKVNTAVMDTPVTTTTVTHQMLEDQQVVTLDQALRNVSGVTTSGGGNAAVGNSFSRIMIRGFPTQNYFRDGFRIDSFGFNFAGPGSVEMANVESVEVLKGPAAILYGAVEPGGIVNINTKQPLDKPAYEIQQQIGSYANYRTSVDATGPLTQNKELLYRFTMSYENDGSFRTFDYNRNLMFNPVVKWNVDAGSWVRVSDQYQQNSFNQDQYFIPYYNNVLPLWLGRSYNFGAKSPYNQQQNFSEITWHHDFNKDWSIQQTAFMMNLRNDSQNVGGSSYISDCITNAAYAVPGACFPSAFPYSSSVVLTQTSLPIDDRQAEYATEVNLVGHFDTTEPVKHTLLFGGDYYRYNFRGIDQSAYYPSTLTLLGQAQLPTAAYGLVPSIANEQYADNVGLYIQDQIKLPYGFNVLAGARYQYINNRTGATDSTVCGAFAYPWTGIPCNFDTITTRGQFIDQRVTPRFGLLWWPLEWISFYGNFTESYSPNYNGQLVYGTNQPTPPSFGKQVEGGVKLSLLNDKLQITADWYHLVKTNIPVGIPHNFNKVLLIGEGRSEGPELDIQGELLPGWNVNLAYANTDAITTKSIPLNLSILPVGSPIPFSPRNVATLSTSYEFKQGDLKGLKLGARYDYAGYLPFLPYANDGSYIYTAPTPSYGLVGVFGDYEFNYNGCKITTQLNVDNLLDHSYFVTGGLGPAPFNAFNPNGYGQIFGPLTPGWQTNTYNFNVIGAPRTLRGSIKLAF is encoded by the coding sequence ATGCCATCCCCGTCCTCAAGAGCCGCCACAGGCGGCTTCCGCGCGCTGCTGCGGCGCGCATCCCCTGTTGTCCTCTGCGCTCTCTCGAGCACCGTTCTCCCGGTCCCGGCTCTCGCGCAAGAGACGCTGCCTACGATCTTCCTTCGCAAGCCGAAGCCCTTTCGCCACGCTGCTCAGCGAGACGTGGGCGCAGGGCCCGTTCAGCCTGCCCAGGGCGCGTCAGGCGAAGGAGCCGGCGTCGCCGGTCAGGGAAGCGCCGGGGGCGTCGGCGACAACGGGACGGAGATAGGGCCGGGCGCCAACGGCCAGCTCTGCGCTGGCGGGGTCTGCAACGATCCGAAATCCTATGCCGCACCCATCCAATCGGTCGGAACCAAGGTCAACACGGCGGTCATGGACACGCCGGTCACGACCACGACCGTCACGCATCAGATGCTCGAGGACCAGCAGGTCGTCACGCTCGATCAGGCGCTGCGCAACGTCAGCGGCGTCACCACCTCGGGAGGCGGCAACGCAGCCGTTGGCAATTCCTTCTCGAGGATCATGATCCGCGGCTTCCCGACGCAGAACTATTTCCGCGACGGTTTCCGCATCGACAGCTTCGGCTTCAACTTCGCGGGGCCGGGCAGCGTCGAAATGGCCAATGTGGAGAGCGTCGAGGTGCTGAAAGGCCCCGCCGCCATCCTCTATGGCGCGGTGGAGCCCGGCGGCATCGTCAACATCAATACGAAGCAGCCACTCGACAAGCCGGCCTATGAGATCCAGCAGCAGATCGGCAGCTACGCCAATTACCGCACATCGGTCGACGCCACGGGGCCGCTCACCCAGAACAAGGAACTGCTCTATCGCTTCACCATGTCCTATGAGAACGACGGCTCGTTCCGCACCTTCGATTACAACCGAAATTTGATGTTCAACCCGGTCGTGAAATGGAACGTCGACGCCGGCAGCTGGGTCAGAGTCTCGGACCAGTATCAGCAGAACAGCTTCAACCAGGACCAGTATTTCATCCCCTACTACAACAACGTCCTCCCGCTCTGGCTGGGACGCAGCTACAACTTCGGGGCGAAGTCGCCTTACAACCAGCAGCAGAATTTCAGCGAGATCACCTGGCATCACGACTTCAACAAGGACTGGTCTATCCAGCAGACCGCCTTCATGATGAACTTGCGCAATGACTCGCAGAACGTCGGCGGCTCCAGCTATATATCCGACTGCATCACTAACGCGGCCTACGCCGTTCCGGGCGCCTGTTTTCCGAGCGCCTTTCCCTATTCGAGCAGCGTCGTCCTCACCCAAACCTCCTTGCCCATCGACGACAGGCAGGCGGAATATGCGACGGAGGTCAACCTCGTCGGGCATTTCGACACCACCGAGCCGGTCAAGCATACCTTGCTGTTTGGCGGAGACTACTATCGATACAATTTCAGGGGTATCGACCAGTCCGCATACTATCCTTCGACGCTCACGCTGCTGGGGCAGGCTCAGCTTCCTACAGCCGCCTACGGCCTGGTGCCATCTATCGCCAACGAACAATACGCCGATAACGTCGGCCTCTACATCCAGGATCAGATCAAGCTGCCCTACGGCTTCAATGTGCTGGCGGGCGCGCGCTATCAATATATCAACAACCGGACGGGAGCCACCGACTCGACGGTCTGTGGAGCCTTTGCTTATCCTTGGACCGGCATTCCCTGCAACTTCGACACGATCACCACGCGAGGCCAATTCATCGATCAGAGGGTCACGCCGCGCTTCGGTCTCTTGTGGTGGCCGCTCGAATGGATCAGCTTCTATGGGAACTTCACCGAGTCCTATAGCCCGAACTACAATGGCCAGCTGGTTTACGGCACGAACCAGCCGACGCCGCCGAGCTTCGGCAAGCAGGTCGAGGGAGGCGTCAAGCTGTCTTTGCTAAACGACAAGCTGCAGATCACCGCCGACTGGTATCATTTGGTGAAGACCAACATTCCCGTGGGCATTCCTCATAACTTCAATAAGGTGCTGCTCATCGGCGAAGGGCGCTCAGAAGGACCCGAGCTCGACATTCAGGGCGAGCTGCTGCCCGGCTGGAACGTCAACCTCGCCTACGCCAACACCGACGCCATCACAACGAAGTCGATTCCGCTGAACCTCAGCATTCTGCCGGTGGGCTCGCCGATCCCCTTCTCTCCGCGCAATGTCGCGACGCTCTCCACGAGCTATGAGTTCAAGCAAGGCGATCTCAAAGGCCTGAAGCTTGGTGCGCGCTACGACTATGCCGGCTATCTGCCCTTCCTTCCCTACGCCAATGACGGCAGTTACATCTACACCGCGCCGACCCCGAGTTACGGGCTCGTCGGCGTCTTCGGTGATTATGAGTTCAACTACAACGGATGCAAGATCACCACTCAGCTCAATGTCGACAATCTTCTCGACCATAGCTACTTCGTGACGGGCGGATTAGGGCCTGCGCCTTTCAACGCCTTCAATCCGAATGGCTACGGCCAGATTTTCGGCCCGCTGACGCCGGGGTGGCAAACGAACACATATAACTTCAACGTGATCGGCGCGCCGCGCACGTTGCGCGGCTCGATCAAGCTGGCGTTCTGA